One region of Spiroplasma endosymbiont of Asaphidion curtum genomic DNA includes:
- a CDS encoding DNA translocase FtsK: MKSDKISSDFVEFENNPRIATKYEQEQQEKSKIIQLKKTIRRSDKIGGKIWALFIIFASILAIARLTVIGQFLDDVFFNFLFGWFKYIVYFVILVVSFAIFSGIQIRIKKRVQVMIILLVLAICWFVNDIVLLIDYNRYAINAEQNWFSQVISSYTNIWLQNSLFMQRLDIKKFFHINGSYFIPFAGGGFIGMLFSAIFGYLTTIVSLTCSLVFLTTIISWILTGNPWYHYQWKVNKKHNSLHVVSFMAKKNVKNKKNAEKKYQQYFETVNVKNINGNDRQVLHTTKNSDITIKLPSVNLHHSLMNEDLLFDDIYSNKNYHHIDNWDSNLTPKINLNEKVIKEQEYYQQAFSRDDFGYDQTSLMDLDVARKDFAANTYLTPFNKEQPPIQKERIKSYPTSSSALDEVFSIIDQSDNQTKQAVVISDNLSPEFIEEINPLDNKVSSSIMLPSNYFPSIINPNYQLPPVSLLTKPIISVNRDLNIKTAKNNVEKIHRLFKQFNIEARVTNINIGPAVTKFEIELGMGVKVSKITSLENDIKLALASKDIRLEAPIHGKSAVGIEIPNITPALVTIREVMENVPLNKKDSKLLMAIGKNVMGKILFVELDKMSHLLIAGATGSGKSICINSIIASLILRVKPHEVKFLLIDPKRVELSVYNDLPHLLVPVITDLRKANRALKQIISEMERRYIIFSNIGVRNIASYNQKVAIEEILPYIVIIIDELADLMVVAGKEVEESIMRITQMARASGIHLIIATQRPSTDIITGVIKNNIPSRIAFAVSSSIDSRTILDSMGAEKLIGSGDMLFAPYGQITPTRAQGVYINDEDISALIKFISQQQKPHFNEQLNELTQKMNTSHIITGEDDELYDEICDCE; encoded by the coding sequence ATGAAAAGCGATAAAATAAGTAGTGATTTTGTCGAGTTTGAAAATAATCCTCGCATTGCTACAAAATATGAACAAGAACAACAAGAGAAATCCAAAATTATTCAGTTAAAGAAGACAATTCGGCGTAGTGATAAAATTGGTGGGAAAATATGAGCTTTGTTCATTATTTTTGCTAGTATTTTGGCGATTGCTCGTTTAACTGTTATTGGTCAATTTTTGGATGATGTTTTTTTCAATTTTCTTTTTGGATGATTTAAATATATTGTTTATTTTGTTATTTTAGTAGTTAGCTTTGCAATTTTTAGTGGTATTCAAATTAGAATTAAGAAACGAGTTCAAGTAATGATAATATTACTTGTTTTAGCTATTTGTTGATTTGTGAATGATATTGTATTATTGATTGATTATAATCGTTATGCTATTAATGCAGAACAAAATTGATTTTCACAAGTTATTAGTTCTTATACTAATATTTGATTACAAAATTCTCTTTTTATGCAACGATTAGATATTAAGAAATTTTTTCATATTAATGGCTCATATTTTATTCCTTTTGCTGGTGGCGGATTTATTGGGATGTTATTTTCAGCAATATTTGGTTATTTAACAACAATTGTTTCTTTAACATGTAGTTTAGTTTTTTTAACAACGATTATTTCATGAATTTTAACAGGAAATCCTTGATATCATTATCAATGAAAAGTTAATAAGAAACATAATAGTTTACATGTTGTTAGTTTTATGGCTAAAAAGAATGTTAAAAATAAGAAAAATGCTGAGAAGAAATATCAGCAATATTTTGAAACTGTTAATGTTAAAAATATTAATGGTAATGATCGGCAAGTTTTACATACAACAAAAAATTCTGATATTACGATTAAATTACCATCGGTTAATTTACATCATTCATTAATGAATGAAGATTTATTATTTGATGATATTTATAGTAATAAAAATTATCATCATATTGATAATTGAGATTCTAATTTAACACCAAAAATTAATCTTAACGAAAAAGTAATTAAAGAACAAGAGTATTATCAACAAGCATTTTCTCGTGATGATTTTGGTTATGATCAAACATCATTAATGGATTTAGATGTGGCGCGTAAAGATTTTGCTGCTAATACTTATTTAACACCTTTTAATAAGGAACAACCGCCAATTCAAAAAGAACGAATAAAATCTTATCCAACTAGTTCATCAGCATTAGATGAGGTATTTTCAATTATTGATCAATCAGATAATCAAACAAAACAAGCAGTTGTTATTAGTGATAATTTGTCACCAGAATTTATTGAAGAGATTAATCCTTTGGATAATAAAGTTTCTTCTTCAATAATGCTGCCAAGTAATTACTTTCCTTCAATAATTAATCCTAATTATCAATTACCACCAGTTAGTCTTTTAACAAAGCCAATAATTAGTGTTAATCGTGATTTAAATATTAAAACCGCAAAAAATAATGTTGAAAAAATTCATCGTCTTTTTAAACAATTTAATATTGAAGCGCGAGTTACTAATATTAATATTGGGCCGGCAGTAACTAAGTTTGAAATTGAACTAGGAATGGGAGTTAAGGTAAGTAAGATTACTTCGTTAGAAAATGATATTAAGTTAGCTTTAGCCTCAAAAGATATTCGTTTAGAAGCACCAATTCATGGCAAGTCAGCAGTAGGAATTGAAATTCCAAATATTACACCAGCATTAGTTACGATTCGTGAAGTGATGGAAAATGTTCCTTTGAATAAGAAAGATAGTAAATTATTAATGGCAATTGGAAAAAATGTAATGGGAAAAATTTTATTTGTGGAATTAGATAAAATGTCACATTTACTAATTGCCGGCGCTACTGGTAGCGGAAAATCAATTTGTATTAATAGTATTATTGCTTCTTTAATTCTTCGGGTTAAACCGCACGAAGTAAAATTTTTGTTAATTGATCCAAAACGCGTTGAATTATCGGTATATAATGATTTGCCACATTTATTAGTACCCGTAATTACTGATTTAAGAAAAGCCAATCGTGCTTTAAAACAAATTATTAGTGAAATGGAACGAAGATATATTATTTTTTCTAATATTGGAGTGCGAAATATTGCTAGTTATAATCAAAAGGTGGCAATTGAGGAAATATTACCTTATATTGTAATAATTATTGATGAACTTGCTGATTTAATGGTTGTTGCTGGAAAAGAAGTTGAAGAGAGTATTATGCGAATAACGCAAATGGCACGAGCTTCAGGAATTCATTTAATTATTGCAACTCAAAGACCATCAACGGATATTATTACTGGTGTTATAAAAAATAATATTCCATCAAGAATTGCTTTTGCTGTTAGTTCTTCAATTGATTCTAGAACAATTTTAGATAGTATGGGAGCTGAAAAATTAATTGGTAGTGGTGATATGCTATTTGCTCCTTATGGACAAATAACACCAACTAGAGCTCAAGGGGTATATATTAATGACGAAGACATTAGTGCCTTAATTAAATTTATTTCTCAACAACAAAAGCCTCATTTTAATGAGCAATTAAATGAATTAACACAAAAGATGAATACTAGTCATATTATTACTGGTGAAGATGATGAATTGTATGATGAGATTTGTGATTGCGAATAA
- a CDS encoding DNA translocase FtsK: MRFVIANKKASASLIQRRFGVGYNRAARLIDSLETNGIVARQNGSKPREVLIMNKE, from the coding sequence ATGAGATTTGTGATTGCGAATAAAAAGGCATCAGCTTCATTAATTCAACGAAGATTTGGTGTTGGTTATAATCGGGCAGCAAGATTAATTGATAGTTTAGAAACTAATGGTATTGTTGCTCGCCAAAATGGGTCTAAACCTCGTGAAGTTTTGATTATGAATAAAGAATAG
- a CDS encoding ribonuclease J, which produces MATIKVFALGGLDERGKNMYVVEVNRDIFIFDAGSKIPEREALGVDTVIPDFSYLKENVNRIKGLFISKPSEECFGAITYLLKDIKIPIYASKLTIFLIKQKLHKFKVWHSENELIEIKEKDILSFGDNEIEVFNTTTCIPGSFGFALKTVDGTIVYTGDYIFDSEERSNFATNMAHLAKIANNKILLLMSDSGYASRNDYTAPNHKCKKLVESTFKAAKSKIIIACHEQDLYKISEILELVSETNRDAIVMGGTLKSILEEFKSGTYLQFNKIKFRNLTSDAINDNSVIFVTGSGERLYTRLYKIISGDDEHLEIEKSDTVILATPPIPGYELKHARILDELARTDACFMALSDKKVWDMNASYEDIKMMIGIMKPKFFMPVKGLHKNFVSAQNSAQEAGILINNILIKDSGQILEFINGKLGPSPVSLKCNNIYVDGLGVGDIGAVVLNERKQLARDGVLISGITLNRRSKEIVSLVDVQMRGVVFIQDDEELTNKMQTKVRAIVEEHQKKSEFDGTIVKNQIRSELQELCRQETGKNPMVLAIINEIN; this is translated from the coding sequence ATGGCAACAATAAAAGTTTTTGCATTAGGGGGACTTGATGAACGTGGGAAAAATATGTATGTGGTGGAAGTTAACCGTGATATATTTATTTTTGATGCTGGTAGTAAAATCCCTGAACGAGAAGCGTTAGGAGTTGATACCGTTATTCCTGATTTTTCTTATTTGAAAGAAAATGTTAATCGAATTAAAGGATTATTTATTTCTAAACCATCAGAGGAATGTTTTGGAGCAATAACATATCTTTTAAAGGATATTAAAATTCCTATTTATGCTAGTAAGTTAACAATCTTTTTAATTAAACAAAAACTGCACAAGTTTAAAGTATGACATAGTGAAAATGAGTTAATTGAAATTAAAGAAAAGGATATTTTATCTTTTGGTGATAATGAAATTGAAGTTTTTAATACGACAACTTGTATTCCTGGAAGTTTTGGTTTTGCTTTAAAGACTGTTGATGGAACTATTGTTTATACGGGTGATTATATTTTTGATAGTGAAGAACGAAGTAATTTTGCTACGAATATGGCGCACTTAGCAAAAATTGCTAATAATAAAATTTTATTATTGATGAGTGATTCTGGTTATGCTAGTCGTAATGATTATACGGCACCTAATCATAAATGTAAGAAGTTAGTGGAATCAACTTTTAAGGCAGCAAAGTCTAAAATTATTATTGCTTGTCATGAACAGGATTTATATAAAATAAGTGAAATTTTGGAGTTGGTTAGTGAAACTAATCGTGATGCCATCGTTATGGGGGGCACATTAAAATCAATTTTAGAAGAATTTAAGTCAGGAACTTATTTGCAATTTAATAAAATTAAGTTTAGAAATTTAACTAGTGATGCTATTAATGACAATTCAGTAATTTTTGTTACTGGTAGTGGTGAGCGACTTTATACAAGATTATATAAAATTATTAGTGGTGATGATGAGCATTTAGAAATAGAAAAGTCAGATACTGTGATTTTAGCAACGCCACCCATTCCTGGTTATGAATTAAAACATGCGAGAATATTGGATGAATTAGCAAGAACTGATGCTTGTTTTATGGCGTTATCCGATAAAAAAGTGTGAGATATGAATGCTTCATATGAAGATATTAAGATGATGATTGGAATTATGAAACCAAAATTTTTTATGCCAGTTAAAGGATTACATAAAAATTTTGTTAGTGCGCAAAATAGTGCTCAAGAAGCAGGAATTCTAATTAATAATATTTTAATTAAGGATAGTGGTCAAATTTTAGAGTTTATTAATGGTAAATTAGGACCATCACCAGTTTCTTTAAAATGTAATAATATTTATGTTGATGGTCTTGGGGTTGGTGATATTGGTGCTGTTGTTTTGAATGAAAGAAAGCAATTAGCTCGCGATGGAGTTTTAATTAGTGGGATTACATTAAATCGTCGTAGTAAAGAGATTGTTTCTTTAGTTGATGTGCAAATGCGTGGGGTTGTTTTTATTCAGGATGATGAGGAATTAACTAATAAAATGCAAACTAAAGTTCGTGCCATTGTTGAAGAACATCAAAAAAAATCAGAGTTTGATGGTACGATAGTTAAAAATCAAATTCGTAGTGAGTTACAAGAGTTATGTCGTCAAGAAACAGGCAAAAATCCAATGGTTTTAGCAATAATTAATGAGATAAATTAA
- the asnS gene encoding asparagine--tRNA ligase, translating into MLIKKLYKTYKTIVGQEITLKGWVRTNRNSGKVGFISLNDGSYLDSIQVVYNQEIKTFNFIKSLRTGASIAVTGVLILPDKGNELFEIKATNIKIYNNAVEQYPLQKKEHSNEYLREIAHLRARTNKFWAIFKIRSSVSYAIHCFFQGNDFLYLHSPIITSNDAEGAGEAFIVTTREDNNYQQDFFSKKANLTVSGQLNAEAYTQAFNRVYTFGPTFRAEKSHTSRHVAEFWMVEPEVAYSSLEENMKLGEDLIKYIINYILENNKKELKFLNDNVDNNLLDKLNTIITVKFIVMTYDDAIMELVKVKDRFENQNIHWGMDLQTEHERYLCEQLTNKPTFITNYPQAIKAFYMKTNEDNKTVQAMDLLVPGIGELIGGSQREDNYEKLLSKMQTTNLDIKDFQWYLNLRQYGYAPSGGFGLGLERLIMYLTGVTNIRDVLPFPRVPNSLEF; encoded by the coding sequence ATGTTAATTAAAAAACTTTATAAAACATATAAAACCATTGTTGGTCAAGAAATTACTTTAAAAGGTTGAGTACGAACTAATCGCAATTCTGGTAAAGTAGGTTTTATTAGTTTAAATGATGGTAGTTATTTGGATAGTATTCAAGTTGTTTATAATCAAGAAATTAAAACTTTTAATTTCATTAAAAGTTTGCGAACAGGTGCTTCAATTGCAGTAACAGGAGTATTAATTTTGCCAGATAAAGGTAATGAATTGTTTGAAATTAAAGCAACAAATATAAAAATATATAATAATGCTGTGGAACAATATCCATTACAAAAAAAAGAACATTCTAATGAATATTTACGAGAAATTGCTCATTTAAGAGCACGAACTAATAAGTTTTGAGCTATTTTTAAGATTAGAAGTAGTGTTAGTTATGCGATTCATTGTTTTTTTCAAGGAAATGACTTTTTATATTTGCATTCACCAATTATTACTAGTAATGATGCTGAAGGCGCAGGTGAAGCATTTATTGTCACAACTCGTGAAGATAATAATTATCAACAAGATTTCTTTTCTAAAAAGGCTAATTTAACTGTTTCTGGACAATTAAATGCTGAAGCATATACACAAGCATTTAATCGTGTTTATACTTTTGGGCCAACCTTTCGAGCAGAGAAGTCTCATACTTCTCGTCATGTAGCGGAATTTTGAATGGTAGAGCCAGAAGTGGCATATAGTTCGTTAGAAGAAAATATGAAATTAGGGGAAGATTTAATTAAATATATTATTAATTATATTTTAGAAAATAATAAAAAAGAATTAAAGTTTTTAAATGATAATGTTGATAATAATTTATTAGATAAACTAAATACAATAATAACTGTTAAGTTTATAGTTATGACTTATGATGATGCGATTATGGAATTAGTTAAAGTTAAAGACCGTTTTGAAAATCAAAATATTCATTGAGGAATGGATTTACAAACTGAACATGAAAGATATTTATGTGAACAATTAACTAATAAACCAACATTTATTACTAACTATCCTCAAGCTATTAAAGCATTTTATATGAAAACTAATGAGGATAATAAAACTGTTCAAGCGATGGATTTATTAGTTCCTGGAATTGGTGAATTAATTGGTGGTAGTCAAAGGGAAGATAATTATGAAAAGTTATTATCAAAAATGCAAACGACTAATTTAGATATTAAAGATTTTCAATGATATTTAAATTTAAGACAATATGGTTATGCTCCAAGTGGTGGTTTTGGTTTAGGATTAGAAAGATTAATTATGTATTTGACAGGAGTGACAAATATTCGTGATGTTTTACCCTTTCCACGCGTACCTAATAGTTTAGAATTTTAA
- a CDS encoding IS30 family transposase: MGYKHLGIYERIYIENQLKFKVKISEIAKNLNRSISTIIREVNRNKDSNHYFSLIAQNKAENRKQSHVYFHKFKNRELVKYVQQKLLLGWSPEQIYGRIKNFHKEWIISFKTIYNWIYSGLLEKVTNKNLRRKGKKRKSQENRGKFNGKSIKERNINVNNRITVGHWEGDTVVSSRGKSKSCLITLVERTSRFTLAMLVENRTTKVVNENISHYLSILPNNLVKTITFDRGKEFSNWQQLEKNLNVKIYFANAYSPWQRGTNENTNGLIREKFPKKFNFSNTTKNAVHKFILSLNQRPRKILNYLSPIEYLVRKII; this comes from the coding sequence ATGGGTTACAAACATCTTGGCATATATGAAAGAATTTATATTGAGAATCAATTGAAGTTTAAAGTAAAAATTAGTGAAATAGCTAAAAATCTTAATCGAAGTATTAGTACTATTATTCGAGAAGTCAATAGAAATAAAGATAGTAATCATTATTTTTCATTAATTGCACAAAATAAAGCAGAAAACAGAAAACAATCACATGTTTATTTTCATAAGTTTAAAAATAGAGAATTAGTAAAATATGTACAACAAAAATTACTATTAGGTTGATCGCCTGAACAAATTTATGGCAGAATTAAAAATTTTCATAAAGAATGAATTATTAGTTTTAAAACAATTTACAATTGAATTTATTCTGGATTACTTGAAAAAGTTACTAATAAAAATTTAAGAAGAAAAGGTAAGAAACGAAAATCTCAAGAAAATCGCGGTAAATTTAATGGTAAATCAATTAAAGAACGAAATATTAATGTTAATAATCGTATAACTGTTGGTCATTGAGAAGGTGATACTGTAGTATCATCACGAGGTAAAAGTAAATCATGTTTAATAACTTTAGTTGAAAGAACATCAAGATTTACTTTAGCAATGTTAGTTGAAAATAGAACTACTAAAGTTGTTAACGAAAACATTAGCCATTATTTATCAATTCTTCCAAATAATCTTGTTAAGACTATAACATTTGATAGGGGTAAAGAATTTTCTAATTGACAACAACTTGAAAAAAATTTAAATGTGAAAATTTATTTTGCTAATGCGTATTCGCCTTGACAAAGAGGTACTAATGAAAATACTAATGGTTTAATTAGAGAAAAATTTCCTAAAAAATTTAATTTTTCAAATACTACTAAAAATGCAGTTCATAAATTTATATTGTCTTTAAACCAAAGACCAAGAAAAATACTAAATTATCTTTCACCAATCGAATATTTGGTTAGAAAAATAATTTAG
- a CDS encoding UPF0236 family transposase-like protein → MYTNKCEQLANEYKKLDEYLYKYHYRLKQGYKVFHFAWRTIITIFGEVIFKRRRYKYWNQKSGKFEYVCLLDKEIGLLPKQRIYFDVQFKVLSLLGDGKRYRDILDALNHCYISKASISSILNKYDIAEYFQLAEKETKTRIDVKNKDLFN, encoded by the coding sequence ATGTACACCAACAAATGTGAACAATTAGCTAATGAATACAAAAAATTAGATGAATACTTATATAAATACCATTATCGGTTAAAACAAGGTTATAAAGTATTTCATTTTGCATGAAGAACAATTATTACAATTTTTGGTGAAGTTATTTTTAAACGACGCCGATATAAATATTGAAATCAAAAATCAGGTAAATTTGAATATGTATGTTTATTAGATAAAGAAATTGGCTTATTGCCTAAACAACGCATTTATTTTGATGTTCAATTTAAAGTTTTAAGTCTTTTGGGTGATGGTAAACGCTATCGTGATATTTTAGATGCTCTAAATCATTGTTATATTTCAAAAGCTAGTATTTCAAGTATTTTAAATAAATACGATATTGCCGAATATTTTCAACTAGCAGAAAAAGAAACTAAAACTAGAATTGATGTTAAAAATAAAGATTTATTCAATTAG
- a CDS encoding IS5 family transposase (programmed frameshift), translating to MKFDKFNFINDKELLRLTGIKQSTFNKMLNILKEAELKKFKRGGKNNKLSLENRLLMTLSYWREYRTYFHLGKSFDISEASCYRNIKWIEDILIKHPDFQQLAGKKALINDYFNDKTIIIDATETPIQRPKKGQKQSYSGKKKKHTIKTQVIIEKESKIIIATNFSLGKKHDFCLFKESKIPILKNTKLIVDNGYQGIQKIHSNVLIPKKKTKKNPLNKEQKHNNKLISKMRIIIENIFAILKKFKIITEKYRNRRKRFSLRFNLIASIYNLQL from the exons ATGAAATTTGATAAATTTAATTTTATTAATGATAAAGAATTATTACGATTAACTGGAATAAAGCAAAGTACTTTTAATAAAATGTTAAATATTTTAAAAGAAGCTGAGTTAAAAAAGTTTAAAAGAGGTGGTAAAAATAATAAATTATCATTAGAAAATAGATTATTGATGACTTTATCATATTGACGAGAATATCGTACTTATTTTCATCTTGGTAAAAGTTTTGATATTAGTGAAGCTAGTTGTTATCGAAATATCAAGTGAATTGAAGATATTTTAATCAAACATCCTGATTTTCAACAACTTGCTGGTAAAAAAGCATTAATAAATGATTATTTTAATGATAAAACAATTATTATTGATGCTACAGAAACACCCATTCAACGCCCAAAAAAAG GACAAAAACAATCTTATTCAGGAAAAAAGAAAAAACACACTATTAAAACACAAGTAATTATTGAAAAAGAAAGCAAAATAATTATTGCAACAAATTTTTCTCTCGGTAAAAAGCATGATTTTTGTTTATTTAAAGAATCAAAAATCCCAATTTTAAAAAATACTAAATTAATAGTTGATAATGGTTATCAAGGAATACAAAAAATTCATAGTAATGTTCTAATACCTAAGAAAAAAACAAAGAAAAACCCTTTAAATAAAGAACAAAAACATAATAATAAATTAATTTCAAAAATGAGAATTATTATTGAAAATATTTTTGCTATTCTTAAAAAATTTAAAATTATTACTGAAAAATATCGTAATCGTAGAAAACGATTTAGTTTAAGATTTAATTTAATTGCTTCAATTTATAATTTGCAATTATAG
- a CDS encoding IS30 family transposase, with amino-acid sequence MAQNKAENRKQSHVYFHKFKNRELVKYVQQKLLLGWSPEQIYGRIKNFHKEWIISFKTIYNWIYSGLLEKVTNKNLRRKGKKRKSQENRGKFNGKSIKERNINVNNRITVGHWEGDTVVSSRGKSKSCLITLVERTSRFTLAMLVENRTTKVVNENISHYLSILPNNLVKTITFDRGKEFSNWQQLEKNLNVKIYFANAYSPWQRGTNENTNGLIREKFPKKFNFSNTTKNAVHKFILSLNQRPRKILNYLSPIEYLVRKII; translated from the coding sequence ATTGCACAAAATAAAGCAGAAAACAGAAAACAATCACATGTTTATTTTCATAAGTTTAAAAATAGAGAATTAGTAAAATATGTACAACAAAAATTACTATTAGGTTGATCGCCTGAACAAATTTATGGCAGAATTAAAAATTTTCATAAAGAATGAATTATTAGTTTTAAAACAATTTACAATTGAATTTATTCTGGATTACTTGAAAAAGTTACTAATAAAAATTTAAGAAGAAAAGGTAAGAAACGAAAATCTCAAGAAAATCGCGGTAAATTTAATGGTAAATCAATTAAAGAACGAAATATTAATGTTAATAATCGTATAACTGTTGGTCATTGAGAAGGTGATACTGTAGTATCATCACGAGGTAAAAGTAAATCATGTTTAATAACTTTAGTTGAAAGAACATCAAGATTTACTTTAGCAATGTTAGTTGAAAATAGAACTACTAAAGTTGTTAACGAAAACATTAGCCATTATTTATCAATTCTTCCAAATAATCTTGTTAAGACTATAACATTTGATAGGGGTAAAGAATTTTCTAATTGACAACAACTTGAAAAAAATTTAAATGTGAAAATTTATTTTGCTAATGCGTATTCGCCTTGACAAAGAGGTACTAATGAAAATACTAATGGTTTAATTAGAGAAAAATTTCCTAAAAAATTTAATTTTTCAAATACTACTAAAAATGCAGTTCATAAATTTATATTGTCTTTAAACCAAAGACCAAGAAAAATACTAAATTATCTTTCACCAATCGAATATTTGGTTAGAAAAATAATTTAG
- the uvrC gene encoding excinuclease ABC subunit UvrC → MMWVKPLVLQEKIKNLPQSPGCYQFYNETQQLIYVGKAKNIQHRVNNYFNKVHNFKTTKLVREIADIAYILTINEKEALLLEHNLIKDNRPRYNILLNDDKTYPYIKITDENNPEYRFVRKVQKDNGKYYGPFPDGTGAREVLKILQQLFPLRRCKGGLGTPCLYYHLQLCSGACFKEVPWEYYALMKKKINDFFQGKNQNIKNKIIERMQQAAINLQYEEAQRLKNVLDKLQLFISHQFVQFPDFRNRDFIGYAIKDHKLSITALFYRNGQLLSKDEQIFILFNDDLTDAMRNYLQQLYTNNTVPQELYVANIVLHDLAEALNIKIINKITKKMQEIISLATKNAQELLKQQLVDSYQIKYRYYEIVEQLGNILKIATPQYIEIMDIANLGHDNVIGGVIVYQNGQAIKKLFRRYKIQIEQQGDYHYLQNLVYRRYWKKLINKEPMPELIIVDGGKLQIDSVQLQLKNLNINLPVVGLIKNSHHKTDYLLDNKGYRLDIAKKSALFHWLTKVQEEVHNYTISFHRQQRTNSLFVNSLKKVKGLGELTIKKLYQQFETLTKMKAVSFAELNAIIKNKTTTKELIAYLKDN, encoded by the coding sequence ATGATGTGAGTTAAACCCCTTGTTTTGCAAGAAAAAATTAAAAATTTACCACAAAGTCCGGGATGTTATCAGTTTTATAATGAAACTCAGCAATTAATTTATGTTGGTAAAGCAAAAAATATTCAGCATCGGGTAAATAATTATTTTAATAAAGTTCATAATTTTAAAACTACTAAATTAGTTCGTGAAATTGCTGATATTGCTTATATTTTAACAATTAATGAAAAAGAAGCATTATTGTTAGAACATAATTTAATTAAAGATAATCGCCCCCGATATAATATTTTATTAAATGATGATAAAACATATCCTTATATTAAAATTACTGATGAAAATAATCCTGAATATCGTTTTGTTCGTAAAGTTCAAAAAGATAATGGTAAGTATTATGGTCCTTTTCCTGATGGCACAGGAGCTAGAGAAGTTTTAAAGATATTGCAACAATTATTTCCTTTGCGAAGATGTAAAGGAGGTTTAGGAACGCCATGCTTATATTATCATCTGCAATTATGTTCCGGTGCTTGTTTTAAAGAGGTTCCTTGGGAATATTATGCGTTGATGAAAAAGAAAATTAATGATTTTTTTCAAGGAAAAAATCAAAATATTAAAAATAAAATTATTGAGCGAATGCAACAAGCAGCGATTAATTTACAATATGAAGAAGCGCAAAGATTAAAAAATGTCTTAGATAAGTTACAATTATTTATTTCTCATCAATTTGTTCAATTTCCTGATTTTCGTAATCGTGATTTTATTGGTTATGCTATTAAAGATCATAAATTATCAATAACAGCATTATTTTATCGTAATGGACAATTGCTTTCTAAAGATGAACAAATTTTTATTTTATTTAATGATGATTTAACTGATGCAATGAGAAATTATTTACAACAGTTATATACTAACAATACTGTTCCCCAAGAATTATATGTTGCTAATATTGTTTTACATGATTTGGCGGAAGCATTAAATATTAAAATTATTAATAAGATTACTAAAAAAATGCAAGAAATTATTTCTTTAGCTACTAAGAATGCTCAAGAATTATTAAAGCAACAACTTGTTGATTCCTATCAAATTAAATATCGTTATTATGAGATTGTTGAACAATTAGGAAATATTTTAAAAATCGCGACGCCACAATATATTGAAATTATGGATATTGCTAATTTAGGACATGATAATGTTATTGGAGGAGTTATTGTTTATCAAAATGGTCAAGCAATTAAAAAACTGTTTCGTCGTTATAAAATTCAAATTGAACAACAAGGGGATTATCATTATTTACAAAATTTAGTTTATCGTCGTTATTGAAAAAAATTAATAAATAAGGAACCAATGCCGGAATTAATTATTGTTGATGGTGGCAAGTTACAAATTGATAGTGTGCAGTTGCAATTGAAAAATTTAAATATTAATTTACCAGTTGTTGGCCTTATTAAAAATAGTCATCATAAAACTGATTATTTATTAGATAACAAAGGTTATCGATTGGATATTGCTAAAAAGAGTGCTTTATTTCATTGATTAACTAAAGTTCAAGAAGAGGTACATAATTATACAATTTCATTTCATCGTCAACAACGAACTAATTCTTTATTTGTTAATTCGTTAAAAAAAGTTAAAGGATTAGGTGAGTTAACTATTAAAAAGTTATATCAACAGTTTGAAACATTAACAAAAATGAAAGCAGTTTCATTTGCTGAATTAAATGCTATTATTAAAAATAAAACAACAACAAAAGAATTAATTGCTTATTTAAAAGATAATTAA